From a single Vibrio tubiashii genomic region:
- a CDS encoding BON domain-containing protein: MKMFKGLLLSFFALSLTGCAGLFVAGAATTASIVIDPRTTQEIWDDNNIEFEIAGIGNKAPFRGNARITASSYNGSVVLMGQANTEQLKREIESRARDIKGVENIYNQLRVKAPLSVGEISHDSWITTKVKSALIANSELSGTKIKVITEDKEVFLLGYVSDEHAEIAIDIARNTSGVKQVVKAFHQGS; the protein is encoded by the coding sequence ATGAAGATGTTTAAAGGCTTATTGCTGTCATTTTTCGCCCTCAGCTTGACCGGTTGTGCAGGTCTGTTTGTCGCAGGTGCGGCAACAACAGCCAGTATTGTGATTGATCCAAGAACAACTCAAGAGATCTGGGACGACAATAACATTGAGTTTGAAATTGCAGGTATCGGCAACAAAGCACCGTTCAGAGGTAACGCACGTATTACTGCTAGCTCTTACAATGGCAGCGTAGTTTTAATGGGGCAAGCGAATACCGAGCAGCTTAAGCGTGAGATTGAAAGTCGCGCCCGTGATATAAAAGGCGTCGAGAACATATATAACCAACTGCGCGTTAAAGCGCCACTCTCTGTTGGCGAGATCAGTCACGACAGTTGGATCACCACTAAGGTTAAATCCGCTTTAATTGCCAACTCTGAATTAAGTGGAACCAAAATTAAGGTCATCACTGAAGATAAAGAAGTCTTCCTACTTGGCTACGTTTCAGATGAACATGCTGAAATAGCGATAGATATCGCCCGCAATACCTCAGGGGTAAAACAGGTGGTAAAAGCATTCCATCAGGGAAGCTAA
- a CDS encoding penicillin-binding protein activator, which translates to MAMNNHKRLSVTRLLTPVALAVTLAACSSAPKTPRSVDITLDPNQSVQTYLMRADSSQGSLQNDWLIMALKASIDSGDLVQSELLIKRLARQSLNDMQQAEWQLARAELLVTQGNHAEALQILNFRPSWQLGEDQWLNYHQLRASLFTKQGDFFNATRELSLSSRYLPESEQAFVAQGIWNNLSQYSASQIETLKQQESDPVISGWLELTGLTKSLASNLPQLKSGLEQWLVDNPTHPGAIYTPQAVTDIIALEITKPVNTALLLPLSGQFAKQAQLIRDGFILEMMNDGERDENATLTVIDTNATSIEELEATLVEKQIDSVVGPLLKSNIEKLQQAQASFANPLPTLALNIPDEVEAGNNTCYLALSPEQEVAQAAKHLAQQGYQYPLILAPQGRLGSRVVEAFEQEWHKHSENKVAVNLFGDKRQLQRDINKVFGLQSSQQHIAQMESLLNIPLESQPRSRRDIDAVYIVANGSELTLIKPFIEVAINPDTVPPKLYSNSRSNSGRQQYEDLSGVMYSDIPLLNQPDAALKAQMDQLWPKDSNAEKRLQALGMDAYRLMEHLPQMKVVHDYTVDGNTGVLSINEDCIVQREISWAEHSATQ; encoded by the coding sequence ATGGCCATGAATAACCACAAGCGTCTAAGTGTAACACGCTTACTGACTCCTGTAGCACTTGCTGTCACATTGGCAGCGTGTTCTTCTGCTCCTAAGACGCCGCGAAGTGTCGATATTACCCTAGATCCGAATCAATCGGTGCAAACCTACTTAATGCGCGCCGACAGCAGCCAGGGTAGCTTACAAAATGACTGGTTAATCATGGCACTAAAAGCCTCTATTGACTCAGGTGACCTTGTTCAATCTGAACTATTGATCAAGCGTTTAGCTCGCCAGTCTTTAAACGACATGCAGCAAGCCGAATGGCAACTCGCACGTGCCGAACTGCTCGTGACTCAAGGTAACCATGCCGAAGCATTGCAAATTCTCAACTTCAGACCGTCTTGGCAGTTAGGCGAAGACCAATGGCTTAACTACCACCAGTTACGCGCTTCACTGTTTACCAAGCAGGGTGACTTCTTCAACGCGACACGCGAACTCTCTTTGAGTAGTCGATACCTTCCAGAAAGTGAGCAAGCCTTTGTCGCACAGGGGATTTGGAATAACCTAAGTCAGTACTCAGCTTCGCAAATCGAAACGTTAAAACAGCAAGAGTCCGATCCAGTCATCTCTGGTTGGCTTGAGTTAACCGGTCTAACTAAGAGTCTGGCAAGCAATCTTCCACAGCTAAAATCTGGCCTTGAGCAATGGCTTGTAGATAACCCAACTCACCCCGGCGCTATCTACACCCCTCAAGCCGTAACTGACATTATCGCTTTAGAAATCACCAAGCCAGTGAACACGGCCTTGCTGCTACCACTGTCAGGCCAGTTTGCTAAGCAAGCTCAGTTGATTCGTGATGGGTTTATCCTTGAAATGATGAACGATGGTGAGCGCGATGAAAATGCCACACTAACGGTCATTGATACCAACGCTACTTCTATCGAAGAGCTTGAAGCAACATTGGTAGAAAAACAGATTGATTCAGTGGTCGGCCCGCTATTAAAAAGCAACATAGAGAAACTACAGCAAGCGCAAGCTAGCTTTGCCAACCCACTCCCAACGCTGGCACTTAACATTCCAGATGAAGTCGAAGCCGGTAACAACACTTGCTACTTAGCTCTGTCGCCTGAGCAAGAAGTGGCACAAGCGGCTAAGCATTTAGCGCAGCAAGGCTACCAGTATCCGTTAATCCTTGCGCCACAAGGTCGTTTGGGGTCACGAGTTGTCGAAGCGTTCGAGCAAGAGTGGCATAAGCACAGTGAGAATAAGGTTGCAGTAAACCTCTTCGGTGACAAGCGTCAACTCCAACGCGATATCAACAAAGTATTTGGGCTACAAAGTAGCCAACAACACATAGCCCAGATGGAATCACTACTCAACATTCCGTTAGAAAGCCAACCGCGTAGCCGCCGTGATATCGATGCAGTTTACATTGTCGCAAACGGCTCTGAACTTACGTTGATTAAGCCATTTATTGAAGTGGCGATTAACCCTGATACAGTGCCACCTAAACTCTACTCGAACTCACGCAGTAACAGTGGTCGCCAGCAATACGAAGATCTTTCGGGTGTGATGTACAGCGACATTCCACTACTAAATCAACCTGATGCGGCACTCAAAGCTCAAATGGACCAACTTTGGCCAAAAGATTCCAATGCTGAGAAGCGTCTTCAAGCATTGGGAATGGATGCTTACCGTTTAATGGAGCACCTGCCACAAATGAAAGTCGTGCATGATTACACGGTTGATGGCAACACGGGTGTGTTGAGCATTAATGAAGATTGTATCGTGCAACGTGAAATCAGCTGGGCGGAGCACAGTGCTACTCAGTAA
- the rplM gene encoding 50S ribosomal protein L13 → MKTFVAKPETVKRDWYVVDAEGKTLGRLASEIASRLRGKHKAEYTPHCDTGDYIIVVNAEKVTVTGNKAKGKIYYRHTEFPGGLKSISFEKLIDRKPEMALELAVKGMLPRGPLGRAMYRKLKVYAGAEHNHVAQQPQVLDI, encoded by the coding sequence ATGAAAACTTTCGTTGCTAAACCAGAAACTGTAAAACGCGACTGGTACGTTGTAGACGCTGAAGGTAAAACTCTTGGCCGTCTAGCAAGTGAAATTGCATCTCGCCTACGTGGCAAACACAAAGCTGAATACACTCCACACTGTGACACTGGTGATTACATCATCGTTGTTAACGCGGAGAAAGTTACTGTAACTGGTAACAAGGCTAAAGGTAAGATTTACTACCGTCACACTGAATTCCCTGGCGGCCTAAAATCAATCAGCTTCGAGAAGCTAATTGATCGCAAGCCAGAGATGGCTCTTGAGCTAGCAGTTAAAGGTATGCTACCACGTGGTCCTCTTGGCCGTGCTATGTACCGTAAGCTGAAAGTTTACGCTGGCGCTGAGCACAACCATGTTGCTCAACAACCTCAAGTACTAGACATCTAA
- the sspB gene encoding ClpXP protease specificity-enhancing factor — protein sequence MDIANMTPRRPYMLRAFYDWLVDNDLTPHLVVAAELPGVRVPLEFVQDGQIILNIAPRAVGNLELGNEAITFNARFSGRPHSVIVPLYAVQAIYARENGAGTMFEPEEAYMAEYEEEGIEEVSDEPQPLSVATEVEPEPETADATVGDDEPPRPKGRPSLRVVK from the coding sequence ATGGATATAGCAAACATGACACCACGCCGACCATACATGCTTCGTGCATTCTATGATTGGCTGGTGGATAACGATTTAACTCCACACTTGGTCGTGGCAGCAGAACTACCTGGTGTACGTGTACCTTTGGAGTTTGTTCAAGACGGTCAGATTATCCTTAATATCGCTCCGAGAGCGGTGGGTAATCTAGAGTTAGGCAACGAAGCGATTACCTTCAATGCTCGCTTTAGTGGTCGCCCTCACTCAGTGATTGTTCCTTTATATGCAGTACAAGCTATCTACGCACGTGAAAACGGCGCAGGTACGATGTTTGAGCCTGAAGAGGCTTACATGGCTGAGTACGAGGAAGAAGGCATTGAAGAGGTATCTGACGAGCCTCAACCATTGTCAGTTGCGACAGAGGTGGAGCCAGAACCAGAAACCGCAGATGCGACAGTGGGTGATGACGAGCCGCCAAGACCTAAAGGTCGACCGAGTCTTAGAGTCGTTAAATAA
- the rpsI gene encoding 30S ribosomal protein S9 codes for MADNQYYGTGRRKSSAARVFVKPGSGNIVINKRSLDEYFGRPTSRMVVKQPLELVELTEKLDLYVTVKGGGISGQAGAIRHGITRALMEYDESLRPTLRAAGYVTRDARCVERKKVGLRKARRRPQFSKR; via the coding sequence ATGGCAGATAATCAATACTACGGTACTGGCCGTCGCAAAAGCTCAGCTGCACGTGTTTTTGTTAAACCAGGCAGCGGCAACATCGTAATCAACAAGCGTAGCCTTGATGAGTACTTCGGTCGTCCAACTTCTCGCATGGTTGTTAAACAGCCTCTAGAGCTAGTTGAACTAACTGAGAAACTAGACCTATACGTTACTGTTAAAGGTGGCGGTATTTCTGGTCAAGCAGGTGCTATCCGTCACGGTATCACTCGCGCTCTAATGGAATACGATGAGTCTCTACGTCCTACTCTACGTGCTGCGGGTTACGTTACTCGTGACGCTCGTTGCGTTGAACGTAAGAAAGTTGGTCTACGTAAAGCACGTCGTCGTCCACAGTTCTCTAAGCGTTAA
- a CDS encoding cytochrome c1: protein MKKWIVILFAMLPSLAMAAGANVPLDKANNDLSDQASLQNGAKLFMNYCFGCHSAQYQRYERVARDIGIPVELLKENLIFDPEAKVGDLMENSIPEKSAAKWFGAPPPDLTLVARVRGTDWLYTYLRSFYEDPSRPFGVNNIVFPSVGMPHVLEELQGIPKPVFETHVVDDKEVTKVVGIEADGTGELNNEEYDQAVRDLVNFLEYSGDPVKLERHALGWWVMAFLVIFTIVVVLLKKEYWRDVH, encoded by the coding sequence ATGAAAAAATGGATTGTAATTTTATTTGCAATGCTGCCTTCATTGGCGATGGCAGCGGGTGCGAACGTACCACTTGATAAAGCAAACAATGATCTGAGTGACCAAGCTTCACTGCAAAACGGTGCGAAACTGTTTATGAACTACTGTTTCGGCTGTCACTCAGCTCAATACCAACGTTATGAGCGTGTCGCTCGTGACATTGGTATCCCAGTTGAACTGCTTAAAGAAAATCTAATCTTTGACCCAGAAGCGAAAGTGGGTGACTTGATGGAAAACTCGATTCCTGAGAAGTCAGCAGCGAAATGGTTTGGTGCTCCACCGCCAGATCTAACACTGGTTGCTCGTGTTCGTGGTACGGATTGGCTATACACATACCTACGTTCATTCTATGAGGACCCAAGCCGTCCGTTTGGCGTTAACAACATTGTTTTCCCAAGCGTTGGTATGCCTCATGTACTAGAAGAGCTGCAAGGCATTCCTAAGCCAGTTTTTGAAACTCATGTCGTAGATGACAAAGAAGTGACAAAAGTGGTTGGCATTGAAGCTGATGGTACCGGTGAGCTAAACAATGAAGAGTACGACCAAGCAGTACGCGATTTGGTTAACTTCTTAGAGTACTCAGGTGACCCAGTGAAACTAGAGCGTCATGCGCTAGGTTGGTGGGTAATGGCTTTCCTAGTCATCTTCACGATTGTTGTTGTGCTACTGAAGAAAGAGTATTGGCGTGATGTGCACTAA
- a CDS encoding YraN family protein produces MKIVSCNVKSAGRSTVLLSKRAQGQHYEAAAEKHLISCGLSPIERNFLIKGGELDLIMKDGETIVFVEVRYRKSQTYGHAAETVTASKMNKLIKTATLWLSKNGLSIYSTDFRFDLVAIHQQGAQIEWIKNAITQG; encoded by the coding sequence ATGAAGATTGTATCGTGCAACGTGAAATCAGCTGGGCGGAGCACAGTGCTACTCAGTAAACGCGCACAAGGGCAACATTACGAAGCTGCAGCTGAAAAGCATCTTATCAGTTGCGGCTTATCGCCAATTGAGAGAAACTTCCTTATCAAAGGAGGCGAACTCGACCTAATTATGAAAGATGGCGAGACGATCGTTTTTGTCGAAGTTCGCTACCGTAAAAGCCAAACTTATGGACATGCTGCGGAAACAGTGACCGCCAGCAAAATGAACAAGCTCATCAAAACCGCCACGCTGTGGCTGAGCAAAAATGGCTTATCTATCTATTCAACCGATTTTCGCTTTGACTTAGTGGCTATCCATCAGCAAGGCGCGCAAATCGAGTGGATCAAAAACGCAATTACTCAAGGATAA
- the petA gene encoding ubiquinol-cytochrome c reductase iron-sulfur subunit: MSNAPLNNGRRRFLTATTAVVGGLGAAAVAVPFIKSWNPSEKAKAAGAPVEVDIGKLEEGQMVRVEWRGKPVWVVRRAQSVVEGLKAIDGQLRDPSSAEEQQPTYAQNAYRSIKPEYFVAVGICTHLGCSPTYLPDSFNEQVQGVKSGFFCPCHGSKFDMAGRVFQGVPAPLNLVVPKHQYLSDTKIIIGVDEEGEA; the protein is encoded by the coding sequence ATGAGCAATGCGCCTTTAAATAACGGTCGCAGACGTTTCTTAACCGCTACAACAGCCGTTGTGGGTGGTTTAGGAGCAGCTGCTGTCGCCGTTCCTTTTATTAAATCTTGGAACCCAAGTGAAAAAGCCAAAGCTGCAGGTGCCCCTGTTGAAGTTGATATCGGTAAACTTGAAGAAGGGCAAATGGTACGTGTTGAATGGCGTGGTAAACCTGTATGGGTTGTCCGTCGTGCACAGTCTGTAGTTGAAGGATTAAAAGCTATCGATGGTCAGCTACGTGACCCATCTTCAGCAGAAGAACAACAACCAACTTATGCTCAGAATGCTTATCGCTCAATCAAGCCAGAGTATTTTGTTGCGGTAGGTATCTGTACACACCTTGGTTGTTCTCCAACGTATTTACCTGACAGTTTTAATGAGCAAGTTCAGGGTGTTAAATCAGGTTTCTTCTGTCCGTGTCACGGCTCTAAGTTCGACATGGCAGGTCGTGTTTTCCAAGGCGTACCAGCGCCATTAAACCTAGTTGTTCCAAAACACCAATACTTAAGTGATACCAAGATTATTATCGGTGTTGACGAAGAAGGGGAGGCATAA
- a CDS encoding phosphoheptose isomerase, with product MLDSIKDSFTESIQIQIAAAEALPDAITHAAQAMVASLLNGNKILCCGNGGSSSNAQQFVSCLLNRFETERPSLPAMALTADNTTLTAVANDYHYEEIFSKQVRAFGQTGDILLAISTSGNSKNIIKAMEAAVTRDMTIIALTGKDGGEMAGLLGENDVEIRIPSHRTARIHEVHMVTLHCLCDLIDQVLFPAHEE from the coding sequence ATGCTAGATAGCATTAAAGACAGCTTTACTGAAAGTATTCAAATTCAAATCGCAGCAGCCGAAGCGCTCCCTGATGCCATTACCCATGCAGCGCAAGCTATGGTAGCGAGCCTGCTCAACGGCAATAAAATTCTTTGCTGCGGCAACGGTGGCTCATCTTCAAACGCGCAACAGTTTGTTTCTTGTCTTCTCAACCGTTTTGAAACTGAGCGACCAAGCTTACCCGCGATGGCACTGACAGCTGATAACACCACCTTAACCGCAGTGGCAAATGACTACCACTACGAAGAGATATTCTCTAAACAGGTACGCGCTTTTGGTCAAACGGGTGACATCCTACTTGCTATCTCTACCAGTGGTAACAGTAAGAACATCATCAAAGCGATGGAAGCAGCGGTAACCCGAGATATGACCATTATTGCCCTAACTGGTAAAGATGGTGGCGAAATGGCTGGCTTGTTGGGTGAGAATGATGTTGAGATTCGTATTCCATCTCACAGAACCGCAAGAATTCACGAAGTTCATATGGTGACGCTACACTGCTTATGCGATCTTATCGACCAAGTATTGTTCCCAGCGCACGAAGAGTAA
- the rsmH gene encoding 16S rRNA (cytosine(1402)-N(4))-methyltransferase RsmH yields the protein MTEAFKHISVLLHESIDGLAIKPDGIYIDGTFGRGGHSRTILSKLGENGRLYSIDRDPQAIAEANKIDDPRFTIIHGPFSGMAEYAAEYDLVGKVDGVLLDLGVSSPQLDDAERGFSFMKDGPLDMRMDPTSGIPVSQWLLEADLDDITWVIREFGEDKHARRIAKAIVAYRENEENKPLTRTGQLAKLISEAAPKSFKEKKHPATRAFQAFRIYINSELEEIDTALKGAASILAPQGRLSVISFHSLEDRMVKRFIRKESKGPEVPHGIPMTEDQIKALGSANLKPVGKAIKPSKQEVEVNARSRSSVLRLAEKL from the coding sequence ATGACCGAAGCATTCAAACACATATCTGTACTCCTTCATGAATCGATCGATGGTTTAGCGATAAAACCAGACGGCATTTACATTGACGGTACATTCGGTCGCGGTGGTCACAGCCGTACAATTCTCTCTAAGCTCGGTGAAAACGGTCGCCTTTACAGTATTGATCGCGATCCACAAGCCATCGCTGAAGCGAACAAAATTGACGACCCACGTTTTACCATTATTCATGGCCCGTTTTCGGGTATGGCTGAATATGCCGCTGAGTACGATTTGGTGGGTAAAGTTGACGGCGTATTGCTTGATCTTGGTGTGTCATCACCTCAGTTAGATGATGCAGAGCGCGGTTTTAGCTTTATGAAAGACGGCCCGCTCGATATGCGTATGGACCCGACCTCAGGCATTCCTGTGTCTCAATGGCTATTGGAAGCTGACCTTGATGATATTACTTGGGTGATTCGTGAGTTTGGTGAAGATAAACATGCTCGCCGTATTGCGAAAGCGATTGTGGCTTACCGTGAAAACGAAGAGAACAAACCGCTAACTCGCACTGGTCAACTGGCTAAATTAATCTCTGAAGCGGCGCCAAAGAGCTTTAAAGAGAAAAAGCACCCAGCGACTCGCGCGTTCCAAGCATTCCGAATCTACATCAATAGTGAGTTAGAAGAGATTGATACGGCGCTAAAAGGGGCTGCAAGCATCTTGGCTCCTCAAGGTCGCCTATCTGTGATCAGCTTCCACTCGCTAGAAGATCGTATGGTTAAGCGCTTTATTCGCAAAGAGAGTAAAGGGCCAGAAGTACCTCATGGCATTCCTATGACGGAAGATCAAATTAAAGCGTTAGGCAGCGCCAACTTGAAACCTGTTGGTAAAGCGATCAAGCCTTCTAAACAAGAAGTAGAAGTGAATGCTCGCTCACGTAGCTCTGTACTTCGCTTAGCCGAAAAACTATAA
- the sspA gene encoding stringent starvation protein SspA produces the protein MAVAANKRSVMTLFSSASDMYSHQVRIVLAEKGVSVEVELVDEANLPAELIELNPYKTVPTLVDRELALYDSKIIMEYLDERFPHPPLMPVYPVARGNSRLMIFRIEKNWYTLAEKIVKGNAEEAEAARNKLRNDLLTLGPVFAEYEYFMSEEFSLIDCYLAPLLWRLPQLGIELVGPGSKELKVYMNRVFERDSFLASLTEAEREMRLAR, from the coding sequence ATGGCTGTAGCTGCCAATAAACGTTCTGTGATGACTCTATTTTCAAGTGCATCTGATATGTATAGCCATCAGGTACGTATTGTTCTAGCAGAGAAAGGTGTAAGCGTTGAAGTAGAACTCGTAGATGAAGCAAATCTACCTGCGGAGCTTATTGAACTTAACCCGTACAAGACAGTACCAACGTTAGTAGACCGTGAACTAGCGCTTTACGATTCAAAGATCATCATGGAATACCTAGATGAGCGTTTCCCTCATCCACCATTGATGCCAGTTTACCCAGTTGCTCGTGGTAACAGCCGTCTAATGATCTTCCGTATTGAGAAAAACTGGTACACGCTTGCTGAGAAAATCGTAAAAGGCAACGCAGAGGAAGCAGAAGCAGCACGTAACAAACTACGTAATGACCTGCTAACTCTAGGCCCAGTTTTTGCTGAGTACGAATATTTCATGAGCGAAGAGTTCAGCCTAATTGACTGTTACTTAGCACCGTTACTATGGCGTCTACCTCAACTTGGTATCGAGTTAGTAGGCCCAGGTTCTAAAGAACTAAAAGTTTACATGAACCGCGTATTTGAACGTGATTCATTCCTAGCTTCTCTAACTGAAGCTGAACGTGAAATGCGTCTAGCTCGTTAA
- the ftsL gene encoding cell division protein FtsL — translation MSKPAPNLAKLIALDLLSVGRVPLILLVLIFSSAMGVVFTTHHTRQAITEKDQALVERERLDNEWRNLLIEETALAEHSRVQAVAKTELEMKRPDSDKEVIINLP, via the coding sequence ATGAGTAAGCCTGCTCCTAATCTCGCTAAACTGATAGCACTCGACCTTTTGAGTGTAGGTCGAGTGCCACTGATTCTTTTGGTGCTGATCTTTAGTAGCGCGATGGGAGTGGTTTTTACTACCCACCACACTCGTCAGGCAATAACCGAAAAAGATCAGGCACTGGTTGAGCGTGAAAGATTGGACAATGAATGGCGTAACTTGCTTATCGAAGAAACAGCTTTAGCGGAGCATAGCCGCGTACAAGCTGTTGCTAAGACAGAGCTAGAAATGAAGCGCCCAGATTCAGACAAAGAAGTCATCATCAACCTTCCATGA
- a CDS encoding cytochrome b, with protein sequence MQALLDWVEKRIPAMNAYKKHLSEYPMPKNFNFWYLFGSLAMLVLVNQILTGIWLTMNYVPSGDGAFASIEYIMRDVEYGWLLRYMHSTGASAFFVVVYLHMFRGLIYGSYQKPRELLWIFGMLIFLVLMAEAFMGYLLPWGQMSYWGAQVIISLFGAIPVIGDDLTLWIRGDYVISGATLNRFFALHVIALPIVLLLLIVLHVLALHEVGSNNPDGIETKLPKGTMGDDYKTQFPFHNDYTKKYDIIDSIPFHPYGTVKDMVGVAGFLFFFCYVLFFNPEMGGYFLEPPNFEAANPLKTPEHIAPVWYFTPFYAILRAVPDKLLGVIAMGASIAVLFVLPWLDRCRVRSYRYRSKFHLFNIIQFTISFIALGILGALPATPTYTLLAQIFSLAYFMFFVLLYFYSKNEATKPLPERVTFK encoded by the coding sequence ATGCAAGCTCTACTTGATTGGGTAGAAAAACGCATACCCGCAATGAATGCGTACAAGAAGCACCTTTCTGAGTACCCGATGCCAAAGAACTTTAACTTCTGGTATCTATTTGGCTCGCTAGCGATGCTTGTCTTGGTTAACCAAATCCTAACCGGTATCTGGTTAACAATGAACTACGTTCCTTCTGGTGACGGAGCTTTTGCCTCAATCGAATACATCATGCGTGATGTTGAATACGGTTGGTTGCTGCGTTATATGCACTCTACAGGTGCGTCAGCCTTCTTCGTTGTTGTCTACCTGCACATGTTCCGCGGTCTTATCTACGGTTCATATCAGAAGCCTCGTGAGCTACTGTGGATCTTCGGTATGCTTATCTTCCTAGTGCTGATGGCAGAAGCGTTCATGGGCTACTTGCTTCCTTGGGGACAGATGTCTTACTGGGGTGCACAGGTAATCATTTCTCTATTTGGTGCGATTCCTGTTATTGGTGATGACCTAACGCTATGGATTCGTGGTGACTACGTTATCTCTGGTGCAACGCTAAACCGCTTCTTTGCACTACACGTAATTGCTCTGCCTATCGTTCTATTACTGCTAATCGTTCTTCACGTACTAGCACTGCACGAAGTAGGTTCAAACAACCCTGATGGTATCGAAACTAAGCTACCTAAAGGTACTATGGGCGATGACTACAAGACTCAGTTCCCATTCCATAACGATTACACTAAGAAATACGACATCATCGATTCTATTCCTTTCCACCCGTACGGGACTGTGAAAGATATGGTTGGTGTAGCCGGTTTCCTATTCTTCTTCTGTTATGTGCTGTTCTTCAACCCAGAGATGGGCGGTTACTTCCTTGAGCCACCTAACTTTGAAGCAGCAAACCCACTGAAAACACCTGAGCACATTGCTCCTGTATGGTACTTCACTCCGTTCTACGCGATTCTACGTGCGGTTCCGGATAAGCTACTAGGTGTTATCGCGATGGGTGCATCGATTGCGGTTCTATTTGTACTACCTTGGTTAGACCGTTGTCGTGTACGTTCTTACCGCTACCGCAGTAAGTTCCATTTATTCAATATCATCCAGTTCACGATCAGCTTTATCGCGTTGGGTATTCTTGGTGCGCTACCAGCAACACCAACATACACGCTATTAGCTCAGATCTTCAGCTTAGCTTACTTCATGTTCTTCGTACTGCTGTACTTCTACAGTAAGAACGAAGCGACTAAGCCACTACCAGAAAGGGTGACATTCAAATGA
- the rsmI gene encoding 16S rRNA (cytidine(1402)-2'-O)-methyltransferase: MTDNKTLPTEVPTLYIVPTPIGNLGDITQRAIEVLSNVDLVAAEDTRHTGKLLSHFSIQTKTFALHDHNEQQKAQVLVDKLLAGHSIALVSDAGTPLISDPGYHLVTQCRQAGVKVVPLPGACAVITALSASGLPSDRFSFEGFLPAKSKGRKDKFLEIAKVERTCVFYESPHRILDSLDDMLEILGPDREVVLARELTKTFETIQGMPLGELVEWVKSDSNQQRGEMALLIHGYRAAEDDSIPEEVKRTVTILTKELPLKKAAAMAAEIYNLKKNALYKWGLENLD; this comes from the coding sequence ATGACAGATAACAAAACCTTACCAACTGAGGTTCCAACTCTCTATATCGTGCCTACGCCGATTGGTAATTTAGGCGATATAACTCAACGAGCGATTGAAGTTTTATCCAATGTAGACCTCGTTGCTGCTGAAGATACTCGTCATACTGGTAAACTATTGTCTCACTTCAGTATTCAAACTAAAACTTTTGCCCTTCATGATCATAATGAACAGCAAAAAGCGCAAGTGTTAGTCGATAAATTGTTAGCTGGGCACTCGATCGCATTAGTTTCTGATGCAGGTACACCATTAATTAGTGATCCAGGTTACCATCTTGTGACTCAATGTCGTCAGGCGGGAGTCAAAGTTGTTCCGTTACCTGGCGCTTGCGCGGTCATCACCGCACTAAGTGCTTCAGGTCTACCTTCTGACCGCTTTAGCTTTGAAGGTTTCTTACCGGCTAAAAGCAAAGGTCGTAAGGATAAATTCCTTGAAATAGCCAAGGTTGAGCGTACTTGTGTCTTCTATGAGTCTCCGCACCGTATCTTAGACTCGCTTGATGACATGCTTGAAATCTTGGGCCCAGACAGAGAAGTGGTATTGGCTCGGGAGCTAACCAAAACCTTCGAAACCATCCAAGGTATGCCGCTAGGTGAACTGGTTGAATGGGTCAAATCGGACTCTAACCAGCAACGTGGCGAGATGGCACTACTGATCCATGGCTACCGAGCAGCAGAAGATGATTCTATCCCTGAAGAAGTTAAGCGCACGGTGACCATTTTGACCAAAGAGTTGCCATTAAAGAAAGCGGCAGCTATGGCAGCAGAAATCTACAACCTGAAAAAGAACGCCCTGTATAAGTGGGGGTTGGAGAATCTAGACTAA